In Paenibacillus sp. J23TS9, a single genomic region encodes these proteins:
- a CDS encoding ClpP family protease: MEEPAVLPEQQPENQTKAALDAIQQLGQMNVPATNESNIFCMTIVGQIEGHMVLPPQNKTTKYEHIIPTLVATEQNKNIDGILIILNTVGGDVEAGLAIAEMIASLTKPTVTVVVGGGHSIGVPIAVSSTYSIIAESATMTIHPIRLNGLVIGVPQTFEYMEKMQERVVRFVTSHSRITESKFKELMFRTGELNRDVGTPVGGNDAVKYGLMDEVGGIGQALAKLNRLIDDWKSTKEVEGIKQ, from the coding sequence ATGGAAGAGCCGGCCGTATTACCGGAGCAGCAGCCTGAGAATCAAACCAAAGCCGCGCTTGATGCGATTCAGCAGCTGGGTCAAATGAATGTTCCGGCTACGAATGAATCAAATATTTTTTGCATGACCATTGTCGGACAAATCGAAGGACATATGGTTTTACCTCCGCAAAATAAAACGACAAAATATGAACACATCATTCCTACCTTGGTGGCAACAGAGCAAAATAAAAATATTGATGGGATTCTTATTATTTTGAATACCGTTGGCGGTGACGTGGAAGCGGGGCTTGCCATCGCTGAAATGATCGCCTCCCTTACTAAGCCGACGGTAACGGTAGTGGTGGGCGGTGGACATAGCATCGGAGTACCGATTGCAGTTTCATCCACATATTCAATCATTGCAGAAAGCGCAACAATGACGATTCACCCGATCCGTTTGAACGGCTTGGTTATCGGTGTACCACAAACGTTCGAATATATGGAGAAGATGCAGGAACGTGTCGTGCGATTTGTCACTTCCCATTCGCGTATTACGGAATCGAAGTTTAAAGAGCTGATGTTCCGGACGGGGGAACTGAATCGTGATGTTGGGACCCCGGTCGGCGGAAATGATGCGGTGAAGTATGGCCTTATGGATGAAGTGGGCGGCATCGGACAAGCGCTGGCCAAGCTGAACCGGCTTATCGATGATTGGAAAAGTACGAAGGAAGTGGAGGGGATCAAGCAATGA
- a CDS encoding dipicolinate synthase subunit B, whose translation MNWQGKTVGYAITGSHCTLEEIMPQVKRFVDEGAKVVPIVSNSVQVTDTRFGTAKNWLQQLKDITGSDIISTIVEAEPLGPSKLLDVLVIAPCTGNTTSKLANAMTDSPVLMAAKAQMRNLRPLVLAISTNDGLGLNAANIAKLLVTKNIYFVPFGQDSPHQKPNSLVAHMDLIPEACYAALEGRQLQPMILQRIFSA comes from the coding sequence ATGAATTGGCAGGGTAAGACGGTAGGTTACGCAATCACAGGATCTCACTGCACACTCGAAGAAATTATGCCGCAGGTGAAGCGGTTTGTGGATGAAGGAGCCAAGGTGGTGCCAATCGTATCCAATTCGGTGCAAGTGACGGATACGCGCTTTGGAACGGCCAAAAATTGGCTGCAGCAGTTGAAAGATATTACGGGTAGTGATATTATTTCAACAATTGTTGAAGCAGAACCGCTGGGACCGTCCAAATTACTAGATGTACTGGTGATTGCCCCGTGCACCGGAAATACAACAAGCAAGCTGGCAAACGCGATGACAGATAGTCCGGTTCTTATGGCCGCCAAGGCTCAGATGAGAAACCTGCGTCCGCTTGTGCTGGCTATTTCCACGAATGACGGACTCGGGCTGAATGCAGCCAATATCGCCAAGCTTTTAGTGACGAAAAATATTTACTTTGTTCCTTTCGGCCAGGATAGCCCGCATCAGAAACCAAATTCACTAGTAGCTCATATGGATTTAATTCCTGAGGCATGTTACGCCGCACTGGAAGGAAGACAGCTTCAACCTATGATTCTTCAGCGGATTTTCTCAGCTTAA
- the dapA gene encoding 4-hydroxy-tetrahydrodipicolinate synthase, with protein sequence MDFGRLITAMITPFDENGKINWAETSKIIDYLIEEQKSDSLVICGTTGESPTLHEEEKLELFAFALEHAKGRCKIIAGTGSNSTEHSIHLTQEAEKLGVDGALLVVPYYNKPSQEGMYRHFEAIARSTNLPVMLYNVPGRTAASISAQTTLRLAEIPNIVATKECASIEQVTQIAAGAPDSFRVYSGDDASTLPALAVGAYGIVSVASHIIGASMKDMIQAYLNGEVAGAAKLHQKLFPVFKGLFECPAPVPNPSALKYALNELGHSVGGVRLPLVDPSESEAAFIRELVASL encoded by the coding sequence GTGGATTTCGGAAGACTGATTACAGCCATGATCACGCCTTTTGACGAGAACGGGAAAATCAACTGGGCGGAAACGTCAAAAATCATTGATTATTTGATTGAAGAACAAAAATCGGATTCTCTTGTGATTTGCGGTACAACGGGCGAATCGCCAACACTCCACGAGGAAGAGAAGCTTGAGTTGTTTGCATTCGCGCTCGAGCATGCCAAAGGCCGCTGCAAAATTATTGCAGGTACCGGCAGCAACAGCACCGAGCATTCGATTCATCTGACACAGGAAGCTGAAAAGCTGGGTGTCGATGGAGCTTTGCTGGTTGTGCCTTATTATAATAAGCCCAGCCAGGAAGGGATGTACCGTCATTTCGAAGCGATAGCTCGCAGCACAAATCTTCCAGTCATGCTGTATAATGTCCCTGGACGTACGGCAGCAAGCATCAGTGCACAAACGACGCTTCGTCTTGCTGAGATTCCGAACATTGTGGCTACAAAGGAATGTGCATCCATCGAACAGGTAACACAAATTGCTGCAGGCGCACCGGATTCCTTCAGGGTTTATTCAGGTGATGATGCTTCAACATTGCCGGCATTAGCTGTTGGAGCCTACGGGATCGTTAGCGTAGCAAGCCATATCATCGGAGCCTCCATGAAGGATATGATTCAAGCGTATTTGAATGGCGAGGTTGCCGGGGCAGCCAAGCTTCATCAGAAGCTGTTCCCGGTATTTAAGGGTTTGTTCGAATGCCCTGCACCGGTACCTAATCCTTCGGCTCTGAAATATGCGCTGAATGAGCTGGGTCATTCTGTGGGCGGAGTCCGTTTGCCTCTGGTTGATCCTAGTGAATCGGAAGCAGCATTTATCCGCGAACTGGTAGCTTCCTTGTAA
- the dut gene encoding dUTP diphosphatase, with amino-acid sequence MLHYVQIHKLPGHEDVRIPEKMSSSASGYDLYAAVEEEIVLQPGERKLIPTGFALAMPEGLEAQIRPRSGLAMKHGITCLNTPGTIDADYRGEVKVLLINLGQEPFAIVRNERIAQMVFQEVPQIQFEQVEALSETVRGAGGFGHTGK; translated from the coding sequence TTGTTGCATTACGTTCAAATTCATAAACTCCCCGGTCATGAAGATGTGCGGATTCCGGAAAAAATGTCTTCTTCTGCATCAGGTTACGACCTGTACGCAGCCGTAGAGGAGGAGATTGTGCTGCAACCTGGTGAGCGCAAGCTGATTCCAACAGGTTTTGCTCTAGCCATGCCTGAGGGACTGGAAGCGCAGATCCGTCCGCGAAGTGGACTGGCTATGAAGCATGGAATTACCTGCTTGAATACACCTGGAACGATTGATGCGGATTACCGCGGCGAGGTGAAGGTGCTTCTCATTAATCTGGGCCAGGAACCTTTCGCAATTGTACGCAATGAACGGATCGCCCAGATGGTATTCCAGGAGGTGCCGCAGATTCAGTTTGAACAAGTGGAAGCACTGTCCGAGACCGTACGCGGTGCCGGTGGGTTTGGTCATACAGGTAAATAG
- a CDS encoding DNA translocase FtsK: MAKRKKRKKALLTNVLKYEIYGIVLITLSVIALSGEAAVGWSLSKMFGLLLGRFYFVIPLIGIYLGLSVMIGRKWPNRWSTRKSGIVLLVLALTLMSSVSSLEKKLSHVPGLSAGHIITQVHNDLQGSLLSSSASQDSSMLNKDISGGYAGALQYALLFWLFGNPGTKLLMIVMFIISFMLITNLSYVDLMRIVRKRVVQAGSNVQKRMTSQKQQAVAAAPKSVSRKRQQMQLPDEDEEDDLEDFVAPKAKRTTPVFFQLFGSKFGKPADDSVSAEEDDLDGSDILEPIRRHSGNTAAQPPVYKHEVEQEIAPHSTDHWERNEESHPPAPIIRDFFEQVKSEGNADDEDWDENEPVTELPADILDTESQDGEDLQTAANGMADISAGQSIEGEGAAEAVDNKPPPPPPKPYKLPPFRLLAKPQNGGKAGDQNDYMQTARKLEATLESFGVRAKVLEVVRGPAVTRYEIQPDIGVKVSRIVSLTDDIALALAAKDIRMEAPIPGKSAIGIEVPNNEVSLVTMREVMETPIFQDAQSKLSIAFGRDISGQTIVGNLAKMPHLLVAGATGSGKSVCINGIITSILYKAKPDEVKFLMVDPKMVELNVYNGIPHLMAPVVTDPKRASLALKKIVVEMEKRYELFSKSGTRNIEGYNNLMKDNLPAVLPYIVVIVDELADLMMVAAHDVEEAITRLAQMARAAGIHLIIATQRPSVDVITGVIKANIPSRIAFGVSSQVDSRTILDMAGAEKLLGRGDMLFMPMGSSKPIRVQGAFMTDQEVETIVNYVREQGEAKYDESLVPEIDESQPDGDEQLDELYDQAVQIVLEAKQASVSLLQRRMRVGYTRAARLIDSMEARGIIGPYEGSKPREVLVSLEQYQQQNRISS; this comes from the coding sequence TTGGCCAAACGCAAAAAAAGGAAAAAGGCTCTGCTGACCAATGTACTTAAATACGAAATATACGGTATTGTACTGATCACCCTTTCTGTCATCGCCTTATCGGGTGAAGCGGCAGTAGGGTGGTCGTTATCCAAAATGTTCGGGCTTTTGCTTGGTCGGTTCTATTTTGTGATTCCATTGATAGGTATTTATCTGGGACTCAGCGTGATGATTGGGCGGAAATGGCCGAATCGCTGGAGTACGCGAAAGAGCGGGATCGTCCTGCTGGTGCTGGCCTTGACGCTGATGAGCAGTGTTTCTTCTTTGGAAAAGAAGCTGTCGCATGTACCCGGCCTAAGCGCCGGACATATCATAACCCAAGTACATAATGATTTGCAGGGTTCACTGCTTTCATCTTCGGCTTCCCAAGATAGTTCTATGTTAAATAAAGATATCAGTGGCGGTTATGCGGGGGCTCTCCAATATGCCTTATTGTTCTGGTTGTTCGGAAACCCGGGGACCAAGCTGCTGATGATTGTCATGTTTATTATCAGCTTTATGCTGATCACAAACCTATCTTATGTGGATCTGATGCGGATTGTACGCAAGCGGGTGGTTCAGGCCGGAAGCAATGTACAAAAAAGAATGACAAGCCAAAAACAGCAGGCCGTTGCGGCTGCTCCCAAGTCAGTTTCCCGCAAAAGGCAGCAAATGCAGCTGCCGGATGAGGATGAAGAGGATGATCTGGAGGATTTTGTGGCTCCAAAAGCCAAGCGTACCACGCCCGTATTTTTCCAGCTTTTCGGAAGCAAGTTTGGTAAACCTGCAGATGATTCGGTTTCTGCCGAAGAGGATGATCTGGATGGCAGCGATATACTGGAACCGATTCGCAGACATTCTGGAAATACAGCAGCTCAGCCTCCGGTGTACAAACATGAGGTAGAGCAGGAGATCGCTCCTCATTCAACGGATCACTGGGAGAGAAACGAAGAAAGTCATCCGCCAGCTCCTATTATTCGTGATTTCTTTGAACAGGTTAAATCGGAAGGAAATGCGGATGATGAGGATTGGGATGAAAACGAGCCTGTGACCGAGCTTCCTGCAGATATACTGGACACGGAATCTCAGGATGGAGAGGATCTGCAGACTGCGGCAAATGGAATGGCAGATATTTCTGCCGGGCAGTCCATCGAAGGGGAGGGAGCAGCTGAAGCGGTTGACAATAAGCCTCCACCCCCGCCTCCTAAACCCTATAAGCTTCCACCTTTCCGCCTGCTGGCGAAACCTCAAAACGGAGGCAAAGCAGGAGATCAAAACGACTATATGCAGACGGCACGCAAGCTCGAAGCTACGCTTGAGAGCTTTGGCGTCAGGGCTAAGGTGCTTGAGGTTGTGCGCGGCCCTGCGGTAACGCGTTATGAAATTCAACCGGATATCGGTGTAAAGGTGAGCCGGATCGTCAGCCTTACGGATGATATTGCATTGGCGCTCGCAGCTAAGGATATTCGTATGGAAGCGCCGATTCCCGGTAAATCCGCGATTGGTATCGAAGTTCCTAACAACGAAGTGTCCCTTGTTACGATGCGAGAGGTCATGGAGACACCCATCTTCCAGGATGCACAGTCCAAGCTGTCCATCGCTTTTGGCAGGGATATTTCAGGCCAGACGATCGTCGGTAACTTGGCCAAAATGCCCCATTTGCTTGTAGCGGGAGCTACGGGTTCGGGTAAATCCGTGTGTATCAACGGAATTATTACGAGTATCCTGTATAAGGCGAAGCCAGATGAAGTCAAGTTTCTAATGGTCGATCCGAAGATGGTTGAGCTGAATGTATATAACGGTATCCCGCATCTCATGGCGCCGGTGGTCACAGACCCGAAACGCGCATCTCTTGCGCTTAAGAAAATCGTCGTTGAAATGGAAAAGCGCTATGAGCTGTTCTCCAAATCGGGTACACGCAACATTGAAGGCTATAATAATCTGATGAAGGACAATCTGCCTGCCGTTCTGCCTTACATTGTTGTTATCGTGGACGAGCTTGCGGATTTGATGATGGTGGCTGCCCATGATGTGGAGGAAGCTATCACACGACTCGCACAGATGGCTCGTGCAGCTGGAATCCATTTGATTATCGCAACGCAGCGGCCATCGGTAGACGTTATCACCGGTGTTATCAAGGCCAACATACCTTCGCGGATTGCCTTTGGTGTATCTTCCCAGGTGGATTCCAGAACCATTCTGGATATGGCCGGGGCAGAAAAGCTGCTTGGGCGTGGCGACATGCTCTTTATGCCGATGGGATCCTCCAAACCGATTCGTGTGCAGGGTGCTTTTATGACGGATCAGGAAGTGGAAACGATCGTGAATTATGTGCGTGAGCAAGGTGAGGCGAAGTATGATGAATCGCTGGTACCTGAAATTGATGAAAGTCAGCCGGATGGCGATGAGCAGCTCGACGAGCTCTATGATCAGGCAGTCCAGATTGTTCTGGAAGCTAAGCAAGCATCGGTTTCCCTGCTGCAGCGGAGGATGAGAGTGGGTTATACGCGGGCTGCAAGATTGATTGACTCCATGGAGGCCAGAGGCATCATTGGGCCGTATGAAGGCAGCAAACCGCGTGAAGTGCTGGTCTCCTTGGAGCAGTATCAGCAGCAGAACCGCATCAGTTCATAA
- a CDS encoding ribonuclease J, which translates to MSKKNNSDKLTIFALGGVGEIGKNMYVVQYANDIVVVDSGLKFPEEDMLGIDIVIPDISYLTENRDKVRGILLTHGHEDHIGGLPYVLKHLNVPIYGTKLTLGLVENKLKEANLLGETKRILINEDSEIELGSTLKATFFRTNHSIPDSVGICIATPEGNVVHTGDFKFDHTPVNGQYANLQRMAAIGEEGVLALMSDSTNAEKPGFTPSEKNVGIVLEDIFRKASQRVVIATFASNVHRIQQVVNAAETTGRKITVIGRSMVNVVSIASELGYLHVPDGMLIEPEEVNKMAADRVVVLCTGSQGEPMSALTRMARSTHRKVDILPGDTVIIAATPVPGNEKYVGRTIDELFRLGANVIYSGSNSGVHVSGHGSQEELKLMLNLMKPKFFLPIHGEYRMQRRHALLAESVGVDPDNIFITDIGEVVEIQNGAARRAGKVTAGNVLIDGLGVGDVGNIVLRDRKLLSQDGILVVVVTLSKQDGTIMSGPDIISRGFVYVRESEGLLDEANRIVSSTLQKLMSENVNEWASLKTGVKDALGRFLYEQTRRRPMILPIIMEV; encoded by the coding sequence TTGTCTAAAAAAAATAATAGCGATAAATTGACGATATTTGCATTGGGCGGCGTCGGTGAAATCGGGAAAAATATGTATGTTGTTCAGTATGCGAATGACATCGTTGTAGTAGATTCCGGCTTGAAATTTCCTGAGGAAGATATGCTTGGTATCGATATTGTCATTCCTGATATCAGCTACTTGACGGAAAACCGCGACAAAGTAAGAGGCATTTTGTTAACACATGGACACGAAGATCATATTGGCGGACTGCCTTACGTTTTGAAACATTTGAATGTTCCTATCTACGGAACGAAGCTTACCCTCGGACTTGTTGAGAACAAGCTGAAGGAAGCCAATTTGCTTGGTGAAACCAAGCGGATCTTGATCAACGAAGATTCTGAAATCGAACTGGGCTCGACCCTGAAGGCTACCTTCTTCAGAACGAACCATAGTATTCCTGATTCTGTCGGGATCTGTATTGCAACACCGGAAGGCAATGTTGTTCATACAGGCGATTTCAAATTCGATCATACACCGGTAAACGGACAGTACGCGAATTTGCAGCGTATGGCTGCCATCGGTGAAGAAGGCGTTCTTGCTCTCATGTCGGATAGTACAAACGCTGAAAAACCAGGATTCACTCCATCGGAAAAAAATGTGGGTATTGTGCTTGAGGATATTTTCCGTAAAGCCTCCCAGCGTGTTGTCATCGCGACATTCGCTTCCAATGTTCACCGGATCCAGCAGGTCGTAAACGCTGCCGAAACAACCGGCCGCAAAATTACGGTGATTGGCCGCAGTATGGTAAATGTGGTTTCCATTGCTTCTGAGCTTGGTTACCTGCATGTACCTGATGGCATGCTGATTGAACCGGAAGAAGTTAATAAAATGGCTGCTGACCGTGTCGTAGTATTGTGTACAGGCAGTCAGGGTGAACCGATGTCCGCATTAACCCGGATGGCGCGTTCGACTCATCGTAAAGTTGATATTTTACCAGGTGATACCGTTATCATTGCGGCTACTCCGGTACCGGGCAATGAGAAATATGTGGGACGGACTATTGATGAATTGTTCCGTTTAGGTGCTAACGTAATCTATAGCGGATCTAATTCCGGCGTTCACGTTTCAGGACACGGCAGTCAGGAAGAGCTCAAGCTGATGCTTAACCTGATGAAACCGAAATTCTTCCTTCCGATTCACGGTGAATACCGTATGCAGCGCAGACACGCACTTTTGGCTGAATCAGTTGGTGTAGATCCTGATAATATTTTCATCACGGATATTGGTGAAGTAGTTGAAATTCAAAACGGTGCAGCACGCAGAGCCGGCAAAGTCACTGCTGGTAACGTACTGATCGACGGCTTGGGTGTTGGCGACGTAGGCAACATCGTGCTTCGCGACCGTAAACTGCTTTCCCAAGATGGCATTCTTGTCGTTGTTGTGACGCTGAGCAAGCAGGATGGAACGATCATGTCCGGCCCGGATATTATTTCCAGAGGTTTTGTGTACGTTCGCGAATCCGAAGGATTGCTGGATGAGGCCAATCGCATTGTTTCCAGTACACTGCAAAAGCTGATGAGCGAGAATGTAAATGAATGGGCTTCCCTGAAGACGGGAGTTAAGGATGCGCTGGGACGGTTCCTTTATGAACAAACCCGCCGCAGACCAATGATTTTACCAATCATTATGGAAGTGTAA
- a CDS encoding aspartate-semialdehyde dehydrogenase — MSNQKFNVAVVGATGAVGEQILGLLDKREFPISNLKLLSSARSAGTIINFRGQDITVEEATPESFEGIDIALFSAGGDVSKELAPHAVRLGAVCIDNTNAFRMDPNTPLVVPEVNPEQIDEHNGIIANPNCSTIQMVAALKPLQDAYGISRIIVSTYQAVSGAGSRAIDEMLRQSKEVLEGNEIKPDILPVGSLPVKHQIAFNAIPQIDKFQDNGYTLEEMKMIRETKKIMRDESIDVTATCVRIPVVYGHSESVYVELKKDFELEDVRDLLAESPGITVMDDPASQTYPLATDAAGKPDVFVGRLRRDLGESKALNMWIVSDNLIKGAAWNAVQIAEIIAAKRSACS, encoded by the coding sequence ATGAGCAATCAGAAGTTTAATGTCGCGGTTGTAGGAGCGACGGGAGCAGTCGGAGAGCAAATATTGGGTCTGTTGGATAAACGGGAATTCCCGATTTCCAATCTGAAACTGCTGTCTTCTGCACGTTCTGCAGGCACGATCATTAACTTTAGAGGTCAAGACATAACAGTAGAAGAAGCAACCCCTGAAAGTTTTGAAGGCATTGATATTGCTCTGTTCAGCGCCGGGGGGGATGTCAGCAAAGAGCTTGCACCCCACGCTGTCCGGCTTGGAGCGGTTTGCATAGACAACACCAACGCTTTTCGCATGGATCCGAATACACCGCTGGTCGTTCCAGAGGTTAATCCGGAGCAAATTGATGAACATAATGGCATTATCGCCAACCCGAACTGCTCGACCATCCAAATGGTGGCTGCACTTAAGCCTCTGCAGGATGCGTACGGCATTTCACGCATTATCGTTTCCACCTATCAGGCGGTTTCCGGTGCAGGCAGTCGTGCAATTGACGAGATGCTTCGCCAAAGCAAAGAGGTTCTGGAGGGCAATGAGATTAAACCGGATATTTTGCCGGTGGGTTCACTGCCTGTGAAGCATCAGATTGCTTTTAACGCGATTCCGCAAATTGATAAGTTCCAGGATAACGGCTATACACTCGAAGAAATGAAAATGATACGAGAAACAAAAAAGATTATGCGTGATGAATCGATTGATGTAACGGCAACCTGTGTCCGTATTCCTGTTGTTTACGGTCACTCGGAATCTGTATATGTCGAACTTAAGAAAGACTTTGAACTGGAAGACGTAAGAGACCTATTGGCGGAATCGCCAGGAATAACCGTTATGGATGATCCGGCTTCCCAAACCTATCCGCTTGCGACCGATGCCGCAGGAAAACCGGACGTTTTTGTAGGGCGTTTGCGCCGAGATCTTGGTGAGAGCAAAGCCCTTAACATGTGGATTGTGTCTGATAATCTGATAAAGGGTGCAGCATGGAATGCTGTGCAAATTGCTGAGATTATTGCAGCCAAACGTTCCGCGTGTTCTTAG
- the dapG gene encoding aspartate kinase: MSILVQKFGGTSLSTPQARELVIKHIKRELSAGYQLVVVVSAMGRKGEPYATDTLLDWAAQNGDALPARERDLLLCCGEIISATTLCTLLEHEGVKSIVLTGAQAGFLTDDQYGNARIKDVRPERVVTELGTHQVVIVTGFQGQTESGDFTTLGRGGSDTSATALGAALHAEMVDIYTDVNGILTADPRIVEDARPLPFVSYAEICNMAQYGAKVIHPRAVEIAMQSQIPVRVRSTFSEDEGTLVTQPEGFKDVQQGIMDRYVTGIAYVSNVTQITVDCEEGGHNLQLQVFKAMAGNSISVDFINVTPTGAVYTVFDFDSDRAVTVLRDLGLNPRALSGCAKVSVIGGGINGVPGIMAKIVESLSEQNIQILQSADSNTTIWVLVKKEDMVQALRALHTKFELHR, encoded by the coding sequence ATGAGTATTTTAGTTCAAAAATTCGGTGGTACTTCACTTTCTACACCGCAGGCAAGAGAACTTGTCATCAAACATATCAAGCGTGAGCTTTCCGCTGGATACCAGCTCGTTGTCGTGGTGTCTGCTATGGGACGCAAGGGCGAGCCTTATGCTACCGACACGCTTCTGGACTGGGCAGCCCAGAACGGAGACGCTCTGCCTGCACGCGAGCGGGATTTACTGCTGTGCTGTGGTGAAATCATTTCAGCAACCACGCTCTGCACCCTCTTGGAGCACGAAGGAGTAAAATCAATCGTGTTGACGGGAGCCCAAGCAGGCTTCCTCACGGATGATCAATACGGTAATGCCCGAATCAAGGATGTTCGTCCTGAAAGGGTGGTTACGGAACTCGGAACGCATCAAGTTGTGATCGTGACCGGCTTCCAGGGACAAACGGAATCAGGTGACTTCACGACATTAGGAAGAGGCGGCAGTGATACTTCGGCTACGGCATTGGGTGCTGCGCTTCATGCTGAAATGGTGGATATATACACAGATGTGAACGGGATTTTGACCGCAGATCCAAGGATCGTGGAGGATGCCAGACCGCTGCCGTTTGTCAGCTATGCTGAAATTTGCAACATGGCCCAGTACGGCGCTAAGGTCATTCATCCAAGGGCAGTAGAGATCGCTATGCAGTCCCAAATCCCGGTTCGGGTGCGTTCCACATTCTCTGAGGACGAAGGCACACTGGTTACCCAGCCGGAAGGCTTCAAAGACGTTCAACAGGGAATTATGGACCGTTATGTTACGGGTATAGCTTATGTAAGCAATGTGACACAGATTACGGTTGATTGTGAAGAGGGAGGGCATAATCTTCAGCTTCAGGTTTTCAAGGCGATGGCTGGAAATTCCATCAGCGTTGACTTTATAAATGTAACCCCTACGGGAGCCGTCTATACCGTGTTTGACTTCGATTCGGACCGTGCCGTTACGGTTCTTCGAGATCTGGGACTCAACCCCAGAGCTCTTTCCGGATGTGCAAAGGTGTCAGTCATTGGCGGTGGCATTAATGGAGTACCCGGCATCATGGCCAAAATTGTAGAGTCACTCAGTGAACAAAATATACAAATCCTGCAATCTGCGGATTCAAATACAACGATATGGGTGCTTGTTAAAAAAGAAGATATGGTGCAGGCATTGCGTGCTCTTCATACCAAATTTGAACTTCACCGTTAA
- a CDS encoding YlzJ-like family protein yields MTLHTVMPLEAVWEKQGEADPSAEVRIQGMLMEVRPLDFNRVQIIRLLDGPLDNYLNPAYVPGQIIQYIPAP; encoded by the coding sequence ATGACACTGCATACTGTAATGCCCCTTGAAGCGGTATGGGAAAAGCAGGGAGAAGCAGATCCCTCAGCCGAGGTACGAATACAGGGAATGCTTATGGAGGTTAGGCCACTGGATTTTAACAGAGTTCAGATCATCCGCCTGCTGGATGGACCTTTGGATAATTACCTGAATCCCGCCTACGTTCCGGGTCAAATTATTCAGTATATTCCCGCTCCGTAA
- the dpsA gene encoding dipicolinate synthase subunit DpsA has translation MLTGVQIVFLGGDARQIEVIRKCSEMDATVSVVGFDNLKQKLQGVTRDHLTAELLAAADVLVLPVVGCDDNGIIHTQFSNEPLKLQDEHMASLRKGCKVYTGMAKPYLRSLCAHHEIKLVELLDRDEVAISNSIPTAEGALVMAIQNTDFTIHGSDCMVLGLGRTGFTMAKSLQGLGAKVKVGVRADKDVARAEVMGWEPFLTRDLTDHVSNIDLIFNTIPTMIVTAQILSKMPTSTVIIDLASAPGGCDFRYAEKRGIKALLAPGLPGIVAPKTAGLIIANTLVQLISDEFKTRGDVE, from the coding sequence ATGCTGACAGGAGTCCAAATCGTATTCCTAGGCGGGGATGCGCGTCAGATCGAGGTGATCCGTAAATGTTCGGAGATGGATGCCACCGTCAGTGTTGTCGGCTTTGACAATCTGAAGCAGAAGCTCCAGGGAGTGACCAGGGATCATTTGACGGCTGAGCTGCTTGCTGCCGCGGATGTCCTGGTCCTTCCTGTTGTGGGTTGCGATGATAATGGTATCATCCATACGCAGTTCTCGAATGAGCCGCTCAAGCTGCAGGATGAACATATGGCATCATTGCGCAAGGGCTGCAAGGTATACACCGGCATGGCGAAACCTTATCTGCGCAGTCTGTGCGCGCATCATGAAATTAAGCTGGTTGAACTGCTGGACCGCGATGAAGTAGCGATCAGCAATTCCATTCCGACCGCTGAGGGCGCGCTTGTTATGGCTATTCAGAACACGGATTTTACGATACATGGATCGGATTGCATGGTGCTCGGTCTAGGCAGAACCGGCTTTACAATGGCCAAAAGTTTGCAGGGTCTGGGAGCAAAAGTCAAGGTGGGAGTCCGTGCCGATAAGGATGTCGCGCGGGCGGAGGTCATGGGCTGGGAGCCTTTTCTGACAAGGGATTTGACGGATCATGTGAGCAATATTGACTTGATTTTTAACACGATTCCGACTATGATAGTCACAGCGCAAATCCTGTCTAAAATGCCTACAAGCACCGTCATTATTGACCTTGCTTCCGCTCCCGGAGGATGCGATTTCCGGTACGCGGAGAAGCGGGGGATCAAGGCGCTGCTTGCCCCTGGTCTTCCCGGAATCGTAGCTCCCAAAACAGCTGGTCTGATTATTGCCAACACGCTGGTACAGTTGATTTCGGATGAGTTCAAGACTCGGGGGGATGTAGAATGA